The following are encoded together in the Asticcacaulis sp. genome:
- a CDS encoding NAD(P)H-quinone oxidoreductase, whose amino-acid sequence MKRLLREEIKENESVMKAISVRGDGQNPSDLYLNETQRPDVAPGHVLIRTAFAGVNRPDVLQRKGSYPPPPGASPILGLEVSGVIETIRPPVNFGDDIGWKVGDEICALVNGGGYAEYVSVDIRHLLPVPRGLSLAEAASLPENILTVYANLMEHGALKAGETVLVHGGNSGIGAMTIQMGKAFGAKVIATARGADKCAFARSMGADLVIDSDAEDFVAAVKAFGGADVVLDIVAGDFFAKNLACLNMGGRIVQVGFGKDAVVEVDLRRIMAKQAIVTGSMLRPRSPDEKARITAKVHERVWPLIESGQIKPILAAEFAFADAAGAHAWMDKGDHKGKVVLRVSS is encoded by the coding sequence ATGAAACGCCTCTTGCGCGAAGAAATCAAGGAAAACGAATCAGTCATGAAAGCCATTTCGGTCCGCGGCGACGGCCAGAACCCGTCCGACTTATACCTGAATGAAACACAAAGGCCGGATGTGGCGCCCGGACATGTGCTGATCCGGACCGCTTTCGCCGGCGTGAACCGGCCGGATGTCCTTCAAAGGAAAGGCAGTTATCCGCCGCCGCCGGGTGCCTCGCCGATTCTGGGGCTGGAAGTCTCGGGTGTGATCGAAACTATCCGTCCGCCTGTGAATTTCGGGGACGATATTGGCTGGAAAGTTGGGGATGAAATCTGCGCATTGGTTAATGGCGGCGGCTATGCGGAATATGTCTCGGTCGATATCCGCCACCTGCTGCCCGTGCCGCGCGGGCTCAGCCTGGCCGAGGCGGCGTCCCTGCCGGAAAACATCCTGACCGTCTATGCCAACCTGATGGAGCATGGCGCGCTGAAGGCGGGCGAGACCGTGCTGGTGCATGGCGGCAATTCCGGTATCGGCGCCATGACGATCCAGATGGGCAAGGCGTTTGGGGCGAAGGTCATCGCCACGGCGCGGGGCGCGGACAAGTGCGCCTTTGCCCGGTCGATGGGCGCGGACCTGGTGATCGACAGCGACGCGGAGGACTTTGTGGCGGCGGTCAAGGCGTTTGGTGGTGCCGATGTAGTGCTTGATATTGTCGCCGGGGATTTCTTCGCCAAAAACCTGGCCTGCCTCAATATGGGCGGGCGCATTGTGCAGGTGGGTTTCGGCAAGGATGCAGTGGTTGAGGTCGACCTGCGCCGCATCATGGCAAAACAGGCTATCGTTACCGGTTCGATGCTGCGGCCGCGCTCGCCGGATGAAAAGGCACGGATTACGGCGAAGGTGCATGAACGCGTCTGGCCGCTAATAGAGAGCGGGCAAATCAAGCCGATCTTGGCGGCGGAATTTGCATTCGCCGATGCCGCCGGCGCCCATGCATGGATGGACAAGGGCGATCACAAGGGTAAGGTTGTGCTGCGCGTTTCATCATGA
- a CDS encoding DUF1192 domain-containing protein, with the protein MAIQDDNEPLARQTAGPLHGLVREDLDPYSVEDLEARIEMLQGEISRANAALERKKNRRSAADALFSFKDN; encoded by the coding sequence ATGGCGATACAGGATGACAATGAACCCCTGGCCCGGCAGACTGCCGGACCGTTGCATGGCCTGGTCCGCGAAGACCTGGACCCTTACAGTGTAGAGGATCTCGAAGCGCGCATAGAGATGCTGCAGGGTGAGATCAGCCGGGCGAATGCGGCGCTGGAGCGCAAAAAAAACCGTCGTTCCGCCGCCGATGCTTTATTCTCTTTTAAGGATAACTAA